The Myxocyprinus asiaticus isolate MX2 ecotype Aquarium Trade chromosome 31, UBuf_Myxa_2, whole genome shotgun sequence genome has a segment encoding these proteins:
- the n4bp2l2 gene encoding NEDD4-binding protein 2-like 2 isoform X1 — protein sequence MFQRRCNQRDRECVIKELGITSTSFIGPSCRQEPSIEQELCEFYKELEEVDSSDKVDGDTSSEQGHHLSYNPERDPPNRKDIPDEVTDHSRAYRPYPDPHERSGHQWKYEDPKRWRSRTQYGIDGFGRGGPIQNWYPPPPWIPQGPRDSRSQNFPPPPSGGPMYPPLIRPQQNFHRHTNNSTWAPWEEPQLPSNEWHGYGRAFSSHGYPGFSRVYETPSYWQRYNPEQQYVHEEGQYEHYNNSLVLILLRGIPGSGKSTLARELLSTGPNGMILSTDDYFFQDNRYVYDHTLLGDAHDWNQKRAERAMLEGRSPVIIDNTNVKAWEMKPYVEMALEHRYKVDFLEPDTQWKYDPAQLEKRNKHGVPGETIAKMLDRFEQPMNVDIVMNSTGPSHKSKGN from the exons ATGTTCCAGAGAAGGTGCAACCAAAGAGACAGAGAATGTGTCATTAAAGAGTTGGGTATCACTAGTACTTCATTTATTGGGCCTTCGTGTCGTCAGGAGCCATCCATTGAACAGGAACTTTGTGAATTTTACAAAGAGCTTGAGGAAGTAGACAGCAGTGACAAGGTTGATGGAGATACCAGCAGTGAGCAGGGTCACCATCTGTCCTACAATCCAGAGAGGGACCCACCAAACAGGAAGGACATTCCAGATGAAGTAACTGATCACAGCAGAGCCTACAGACCCTACCCAGATCCACACGAACGCAGTGGACATCAGTGGAAGTACGAAGATCCAAAGAGATGGAGATCTCGCACACAATATGGTATTGATGGTTTTGGTCGAGGAGGACCCATTCAAAATTGGTATCCACCTCCACCATGGATTCCCCAGGGCCCTCGTGACTCAAGGTCCCAGAACTTCCCTCCCCCACCCTCTGGAGGTCCCATGTATCCTCCATTGATTAGACCTCAGCAGAACTTCCACAGGCACACTAACAACAGCACCTGGGCCCCATGGGAAGAGCCACAGTTGCCGTCAAATGAATGGCACGGTTATGGAAGGGCTTTCTCGTCACATGGTTATCCTGGATTCTCTAGAGTATATGAAACACCTTCATACTGGCAGCGGTACAACCCTGAGCAACAGTATGTTCATGAAGAAGGTCAATATGAGCATTATAACAATAGTTTGGTTCTCATATTGTTGAGGGGGATCCCAGGGTCTGGAAAATCCACTCTGGCTAG AGAACTCTTGTCCACTGGTCCTAATGGAATGATACTGAGTACAGATGACTACTTTTTTCAAGACAACAGATATGTATACGATCACACTTTGCTTGGGGACGCTCATGACTGGAATCAGAAGAGAG CTGAACGAGCAATGTTGGAGGGCCGCTCACCTGTCATCATCGACAACACAAATGTTAAAGCTTGGGAAATGAAGCCTTACGTTGAAATG GCTTTAGAGCACAGATACAAAGTGGACTTCCTTGAGCCAGATACACAATGGAAATATGATCCTGCTCAGTTAGAAAA GAGGAACAAGCATGGGGTCCCTGGAGAAACAATAGCAAAGATGCTGGATCGTTTCGAGCAGCCCATGAATGTTGACATCGTGATGAATTCTACTGGGCCTTCCCATAAAAGCAAAGGCAATTAA
- the n4bp2l2 gene encoding NEDD4-binding protein 2-like 2 isoform X2, which translates to MFQRRCNQRDRECVIKELGITSTSFIGPSCRQEPSIEQELCEFYKELEEVDSSDKVDGDTSSEQGHHLSYNPERDPPNRKDIPDEVTDHSRAYRPYPDPHERSGHQWKYEDPKRWRSRTQYGIDGFGRGGPIQNWYPPPPWIPQGPRDSRSQNFPPPPSGGPMYPPLIRPQQNFHRHTNNSTWAPWEEPQLPSNEWHGYGRAFSSHGYPGFSRVYETPSYWQRYNPEQQYVHEEGQYEHYNNSLVLILLRGIPGSGKSTLARELLSTGPNGMILSTDDYFFQDNRYVYDHTLLGDAHDWNQKRAERAMLEGRSPVIIDNTNVKAWEMKPYVEMEEQAWGPWRNNSKDAGSFRAAHEC; encoded by the exons ATGTTCCAGAGAAGGTGCAACCAAAGAGACAGAGAATGTGTCATTAAAGAGTTGGGTATCACTAGTACTTCATTTATTGGGCCTTCGTGTCGTCAGGAGCCATCCATTGAACAGGAACTTTGTGAATTTTACAAAGAGCTTGAGGAAGTAGACAGCAGTGACAAGGTTGATGGAGATACCAGCAGTGAGCAGGGTCACCATCTGTCCTACAATCCAGAGAGGGACCCACCAAACAGGAAGGACATTCCAGATGAAGTAACTGATCACAGCAGAGCCTACAGACCCTACCCAGATCCACACGAACGCAGTGGACATCAGTGGAAGTACGAAGATCCAAAGAGATGGAGATCTCGCACACAATATGGTATTGATGGTTTTGGTCGAGGAGGACCCATTCAAAATTGGTATCCACCTCCACCATGGATTCCCCAGGGCCCTCGTGACTCAAGGTCCCAGAACTTCCCTCCCCCACCCTCTGGAGGTCCCATGTATCCTCCATTGATTAGACCTCAGCAGAACTTCCACAGGCACACTAACAACAGCACCTGGGCCCCATGGGAAGAGCCACAGTTGCCGTCAAATGAATGGCACGGTTATGGAAGGGCTTTCTCGTCACATGGTTATCCTGGATTCTCTAGAGTATATGAAACACCTTCATACTGGCAGCGGTACAACCCTGAGCAACAGTATGTTCATGAAGAAGGTCAATATGAGCATTATAACAATAGTTTGGTTCTCATATTGTTGAGGGGGATCCCAGGGTCTGGAAAATCCACTCTGGCTAG AGAACTCTTGTCCACTGGTCCTAATGGAATGATACTGAGTACAGATGACTACTTTTTTCAAGACAACAGATATGTATACGATCACACTTTGCTTGGGGACGCTCATGACTGGAATCAGAAGAGAG CTGAACGAGCAATGTTGGAGGGCCGCTCACCTGTCATCATCGACAACACAAATGTTAAAGCTTGGGAAATGAAGCCTTACGTTGAAATG GAGGAACAAGCATGGGGTCCCTGGAGAAACAATAGCAAAGATGCTGGATCGTTTCGAGCAGCCCATGAATGTTGA
- the mmp13b gene encoding collagenase 3, with translation MGLTAVILLVVATHSLAKPFLMEEKEKVLLAQKYLRRYYGMPAGLQREGKSLDLMHEKIREMQEFFRLEVTGKLDDNTLELMEMARCGVPDVAEYNHFPRDLKWKTTNVTFRILNYTPDLKKADVDRAVRHAFKVWSDVTPLKFKKLYEGNADIMISFGAKEHGDFNPFDGPEGLLAHAYPPGNGIGGDTHFDEDETWTKDDHAFNLFLVAAHEFGHALGMAHSSDPGSLMYPVYSYAQGYPLSEDDIKGIQSLYGSNPNHKKVKPKPDAPSKCDPELSFDAVTELRGETIIFKDRFYWRLHPQIPEPEQTLIKSTWPEVPNKVDAAYENPEKDVVIIFSGIKMWALNGYTLVEGYPKYIHKLGLPKTIRKIDAAVYIRDTGKTLLFTDEDYWSYDEQTGTIDSGYPQSIEKDFPGIGDEVDAAAYHYGYLYFYHDHLQFEYSYSSRKVMRIMRANSILNC, from the exons ATGGGGCTCACAGCTGTGATATTGTTGGTGGTTGCGACACACTCTTTGGCAAAACCTTTTTTAATGGAGGAGAAAGAAAAGGTGTTATTAGCTCAG aAATATCTCAGAAGGTACTATGGCATGCCAGCTGGTCTCCAGAGAGAAGGAAAATCGTTGGATCTCATGCATGAGAAGATACGAGAGATGCAAGAGTTTTTCAGGTTGGAAGTGACAGGAAAGCTGGACGACAACACTTTGGAGCTCATGGAAATGGCACGCTGTGGTGTTCCAGATGTGGCTGAATATAATCACTTTCCAAGAGACCTCAAATGGAAAACAACAAATGTGACTTTCAG gaTACTGAACTACACTCCTGACCTGAAGAAAGCAGATGTGGACAGGGCTGTTCGACATGCTTTTAAAGTCTGGAGTGATGTGACTCCACTGAAGTTTAAGAAACTTTATGAGGGAAATGCCGATATCATGATCAGCTTTGGAGCAAAAG AACATGGAGACTTCAACCCATTTGATGGACCTGAGGGGCTTCTTGCCCATGCTTACCCACCTGGAAACGGCATTGGTGGTGACACACACTTTGATGAGGATgaaacatggaccaaagacgatCATG CATTCAATCTCTTCTTGGTTGCTGCCCATGAATTTGGTCATGCTCTCGGTATGGCACATTCTTCTGACCCCGGGTCGTTGATGTACCCAGTGTATTCTTACGCCCAGGGTTACCCTCTGTCTGAAGATGACATTAAAGGAATCCAATCTCTCTATG GTTCAAACCCCAACCACAAAAAAGTCAAGCCCAAACCTGATGCTCCAAGCAAATGTGACCCCGAACTTAGTTTTGATGCTGTTACTGAACTCCGTGGAGAGACGATAATTTTCAAAGACAG GTTTTACTGGCGGCTACATCCACAAATTCCTGAACCCGAACAAACCCTCATTAAATCTACTTGGCCAGAAGTTCCAAACAAAGTAGATGCTGCCTATGAAAACCCAGAGAAAGATGTTGTCATCATATTCAGCG GTATCAAAATGTGGGCTCTTAATGGCTACACTCTGGTTGAGGGCTATCCAAAATACATCCACAAACTGGGCCTACCTAAGACTATCCGCAAAATAGATGCAGCTGTTTACATCCGAGACACGGGCAAAACTCTACTATTCACAGATGAAGATTACTGGAG TTATGATGAGCAGACAGGCACCATAGACAGTGGCTATCCACAATCCATTGAAAAAGACTTTCCTGGAATAGGAGACGAAGTGGATGCTGCTGCCTACCATTATG GATATTTGTACTTCTATCACGACCACCTGCAGTTTGAATACAGTTACAGTTCACGGAAAGTCATGCGTATCATGAGGGCCAATTCTATACTGAACTGCTGA